The following is a genomic window from Chryseobacterium ginsenosidimutans.
GGTCTTAATTGTGCACCATCTTCAGCTTTGTCACCGATTTTGATATCCTCTTTTTGATCATAAACAAGATTTTTATTGTTACAAGAACAGGATTTTAACAACTCTCCGTGGATGTGAAGAATATTTGTAGACCCTGCTCTTTCGTGCAGATCGTCAATATTTTGCGTGATGATCTGCACATCGAAATATTTTTCAAGATCTGCGATTAATCTGTGAGCATCGTTCGGATGTACATCATTAATCTGGCGACGCCTCTGGTTGTAAAATTCCAGTACCAATGCTCTGTCTTTTCTCCATCCTTCCGGGCTTGCAACGTCTGTTATATTATGATTTTCCCAAAGACCGTCTCCGTCTCTGAATGTTTTTATTCCACTTTCGGCACTGATTCCTGCTCCGCTTAATATGGTTAATTTTTTCATTTGTTTTTTAGTTTTAAAATTAATTTTTGAACATCATTTGTCTTCTCAAAATTAAATTTTTGATG
Proteins encoded in this region:
- a CDS encoding Sir2 family NAD-dependent protein deacetylase is translated as MKKLTILSGAGISAESGIKTFRDGDGLWENHNITDVASPEGWRKDRALVLEFYNQRRRQINDVHPNDAHRLIADLEKYFDVQIITQNIDDLHERAGSTNILHIHGELLKSCSCNNKNLVYDQKEDIKIGDKAEDGAQLRPFIVWFGEDVPLMKEATKKAKEADVFLVIGTSLQVYPAAGLLHDIKDDCMLIVINPNETGFGYGQRAVVMKETATRGMQLLFDKLVNLA